In the Neodiprion virginianus isolate iyNeoVirg1 chromosome 2, iyNeoVirg1.1, whole genome shotgun sequence genome, aataaaattgaaagctTACATGGACGTAGTACCCGGGTATAATGCACCACATAGATTCCTCTCTTTGCGTTTTAAAGCTGAGTTCTTCGTCGAAGGTGACGATCCATTCAGAGTCTGTAGCATCGTCAGAATATTTGTCCagagaattattttctctaaGGCGTTCCGTTTTCACAgctattcttattttttgggCAGTTATATCAACCCTCAAGTCTTTCGCCGATTCGATATTTGAAGGAATGTTGACAAGTGCATCAACGTCGCTTATCGTCTGCGACCAAGTGTAATTTTCTCGAACAGCTCCGTTATAGCTGTCAGATGGCTGTACCGGCGTTTTGTAAGTCTTTATCGGCTCGTCGTCTATTTGGTTACTGCTGGTTTCGACTTCTACTTCAACTACTTCGGTAGGCTCCAGCAATTCTGAGGTTTGAGCCTGGGCCTCAGATCTGGACAGATTGTCAGCTTCAAATCTACTTTTCCACTTTCGATAGATTTTTAAGACTAAGTCTTCAGCAACCCCTGCTGGAAAACCCAACTTCTGGTCTTGTGTCGATTCAACATAAAAGTCGGTGCTAAAAAGAATGAAAGTGACAGTCTTGAAtcattatcaattattatgaATTCTGTTCTTAATCCAAGTACTCAAATGTTCAATTCAGGTATATTACCATCTGTACATAAAACCGAAGAACGtattcaaaaaattggttATGTTCAGTTCATCcttcaaaatttgtaaaagtaATTCATCGTGTTTCGACTCCATGACACAAACGCAGTTTGACAGTGACGTTTCTTCACAGATAAACCACAAACTATCGTCCGAAATATAGGTATTTGGGTAGCACGTGGATAAAGTTAAGCAGAAATTACGCTTCAGACAAACTTAGTTCTCCCGAATACCAGCGACAGCAGCACTAGCTGGATATTCAAGATATTGCACGCACGTTTGAACGCTACAAATCGACACACATAATTGTTTAATACATGTTGGCaaaacgagaaagaaataattcaactcttcgattgaaattagataaatttcgaaaaataactgCCATAAATTTGAAAGTCATTGAAATAATTCGTTTCAGTTCTTCGACggaattttggaagaaatagTGACATCCTTTTCGGAGAAGATTATTATCACGGAATAGGGGTCAACACTGAGACCCCCGCGTAGTTACAATTAGAGCATAAAGAGTTAAGGGCAGCACTGTTACTATAAGTTCTGCAGAggcgaaaaaatataattcttagATTTACTTTTCATAAATGAATAACATTTActttaatgaattatttacCAAATCCCTCATTTCTCTTCGTAATATAGACAATTTACGCATGGCTAAATTGTGGAAaacgtaaatatatttttattatttcgcaAATGTTGATAAACataactttattttattgcaacCTATCGTATGCCTCGTTCAGTGCACGGTTCCAACAAATATTATTTGGAACAAttgtttgaattaattttttgtgtgTCAAACTGTCCATCTGCTGTATTTACTGTAGTAAAAATCATTTAAAGTTTTTGGTACAGATAGATAATATGATTTTACGTTCGCAAAAGATCCTAGAACATTGGGATTTCATTTCGACAGCGAGAGCATCTCCATGAACGAAAGGAATCGATGAGACATTTTCGTCGTCAATTGTGTGAAGTGCGATACAAAAACGGTGTGAACTTAACGTGACGATTAGTCTTCTGCCTTCTGTTTTGAACCTGTTTTGATTGAGAACAGTACTTGAAACAACAATGACGGAAGAGAAAGGTCTGACGCAGGAATACAAGCTCGAACCTGACTGCGAGCTACGGTTCGAACTTGaacaaaagaatgaaaaagttaCATTAGAGGTTAGAAAACTATATCATAGGTTTATTTACGTTCACTTAACACTGATTCTTGGTTGTTGTTCTCGACTTCAGCTTTTGTTCTTAACCCTCAAACGGTACGGTGGTTTGAAACGGAATATTCGGTACGGTTCGACCGTATGCAACGAGAGGGAAGAATAAGACCGAGAGAAATAGAACTGTGGGTCGGATCCGACCCCCAAAGTCCCGTTTGAGAGTTAAAACTGAACCACTCACAAATCGTTCAATACGACAGTCgttgagattaaaaaaaaaaaaaaaaggctatGTACATTTAAACCTTTTTATAATCTGTTCTCTGGCTAATGAACATCGAACTATAAAATTCTTGTAACGATTTCAGCTGAAAAGCGGTCTTGCCGAAGTGTTTGGTACAGAACTAGTTAAAgggaaaaaatacgaattcTCTGCGGGTGCAAAACTCGCAGTGTTCACATGGCAAGGATGCGTCTTAGAACTGGTAGGAAAGACAGATGTGATCTACGTGGCCAAAGAGACGCCAATGGGTGTTTATCTCAACTGCCATGCAGCGATGGAGCGAATGCGTGAAACAGCAGAAAAAGAAGATACAGTTGGACCTATAACAATGGTAGTAGGGCCCGGAGATGTAGGAAAATCCACTTTCTGCAGACTGTTGCTAAATTATGCAGTTCGAATGGGGCGAAGACCTGTTTTCGTTGATCTCGACGTCGGTCAAGGTGACATAGCAATACCTGGAACAGTCGGAGCTTTATTAGTAGAAAGACCGGCAAACATTGTCGAAGGATTTAGTCAACAAGCCCCGCTTGTCTTTCACTTTGGTCACTCCAGTCCCAGCGCAAATACTGCGCTGTACAATCTTTTAGTTTCACGATTGGCTGAAGTATGTTCTGACAGACTTCAAGCCAACAAGAAAGCTAAGGCCTCAGGAATCGTTATAAACACTTGCGGCTGGATCAAGGGTGCTGGTTATAAACTACTGACTCATGCTGCACAGGCTTTTGAAGTTGACGCGATTTTAGTGCTCGATCAGGAGCGTCTCTATAATGAGCTAGTCAGAGATATGCCAGACTTTGTGAAGGTCGTTTTTCTCCCCAAAAGCGGCGGTGTTGTTGAGAGGAGTAAATCCTTAAGGACTGAATCGCGGGACAAAAGAGTTCGCGAGTACTTCTACGGCTTTCGAACTCCGCTCTACCCTCATAGCTTTGAAGTCAAATGGAGTGAAGCAAGGCTCTACAAGGTGGGAGCTCCGATGTTACCAGCGTCATGTATGCCTCTAGGAATGAAAGCAGAAGATAATTTGACAAAACTGGTAGCCGTTAGCCCAGGTCCAAGTTTGCTGCATCACTTACTCTCAGTCTCATTTGCTGATTCCCCTGAAGATGACGTTGTACAAACCAATGTGGCAGGCTTCGTATGCGTGTTCGTATTCATATTTATCCTTCGATCTAAGAAAGTGGCATGAATCTAATGACGTTTAGTAAATAATCAAATGTTTCAGAACTAACGTTGATGTCGAGAGGCAAACTTTTATGGTTTTGAGTCCACAACCAAGGCCGCTACCAAACACCGTCCTCCTTCTGTCTGATATACAATTTATGGATAGCCATTAAGCCATTGAGGGAATTTTACACGTGTATAAACGcaactgaatatttttaccatacaaaaatatatatatttttataggtGACAGAACAAATGAATTTGAAGATATTTGAAACTTATATTGTGCAAATGATTTTATTGTTTACCACAGTCCTAAAATCATTAGGATGGTACAATCTGGCTAATGGAGTAATATTATTAGAGCTAAATTATAAATAGTTAAGTGATACTATTAATTGTGAGCAATATTTGATTTGTATTAATTAGCTCCATTTAGTATTTTTAAGGCACCTTCCTCACTCTTGGAGTAAAAACTCATGCAACTGAGTACTAATCGCTCAGCAAATGCCCTGAGCAAATTCTGCAGACAGCAGCCTCTGATTGCAACTGAGAACTTCTTAAAAAGCTCACTTTTATTTCCTCCAAAAAATTATCTATTTCGTTATATATGTCCTCAATTATCTCACGTGCAGTATCGAAGAAAAACTCTGCTAAATTATCACAGCGATCCATGTGACTAGCATCTATGCCTAAATCTGCAAACAGATTCTCGACTTTTGGTCTCACATACCCAATCCAAATATCGTACATTAATTTATCCATTGACTCCTTTGCAAATTCTTTGCTTTTTCTAAGAATATGTTGCGCAATGTTTGCGAGATTCGTAATTAAATTCGTACATCCAATGTCACTAAAGTTCTGCATGTCAATTACAAGCTTTCCAATATAATTCATGCTTTCAAAAGATATCGGAAATGATGCATAGTACGTGAAAGGTTTAAAACTTTCTCTAATCAAGCCAAGTTGCCTTACATAGTTCGCCACTGGCATTCTATTTGGAGATGGTATGGTACTCCGTGATACATGAAAAGGGTCTACAGCTCTCACAGTATTGACTCTTACTTGCTGTGTTTGCTGAGATAAATCAATGGGATCAAATTTTACATTGTGATTGATCATAGCATGACCATCTTTGAACGTAACTTCAGCATTCGACGACCTAAATACTTTATTGTTTCTAACAACTCCAGCAAAAAAATCATCTTTATTTTGAATCGATCGGATTCCACGAATGATCTCAGAGTCTCCGGTAATTTGATCGCCGCTACATGCCTGAGTGTTACGTCTGATCTGTCTGAAAGCTTTTTTGTGTCTGTTACTTCTCAGTGACTGTTCATAATCTTGAAGCACTTGTTGCTGAGtattattgattatagttttagcggtatgaaaatttatcacagcGTTACCAAAGAATAATACGTGCGCTATTACTTGGGTTACATCAAGtacagaaatttcttttttgttgtggtaatttatatatatattgtagaTTCCATTACCAATTCCCATACCATTTATAACTATATTACCGATAGTGATTACATTAAATGTAGTTCGGCCCGCAGTTCCTATTGTCAGACCTGCCCGGACTGCCTTGTTCAAAATCATTGTAGATCCACTTGCTAAACCTCCTGCCACACCACCTACAACACCAAACCAAGCGGAACGTGCTGTTCCATCCATCACAGAGATAGACTGTTGGTGTTGATGGCGGTCTGCCAATTGCTGACCAGATCTGACCATTGTGCAGACCCCACTTACAGCACCGCAAACAGAACCTATGGTTGAAACATTTTATCATTtaattcgttcaaaggtaCTTGAAAAGAATTGGGTTTTTAACGGAATTAAGTGACGCTACCAACTTTGCGCTATGAGATGAAtgtcttttgaaaatttcgttaatATTGTCACAACGTTTTACATTAAAGATTTTTATGACTTTCAAAGAAGAACCATTTTCATGATTTAAGTAACCATTACCAATGATATGCAATTAATTACGTCTTGATAATCCTATTTTGGAccgtataaaattataaaaaaaaacgtcaagaAACGATATCTTCATGTTTCAATGTTCTTTTTGTATTAGGGAATGAAACTATGTGGAGATTATGACATGAATGGATTTCAgtcattatttttaacaatttcaatGTCCTAGTGAAATTTTAGATTCTACATGAAATCTTTCTGTAAAATTCACACATGTGCTGCTTTTTTATGTTCGTAAGAAGTTTGACCATAGtcaaatcttgaaaaattaattttgcgTTAATTTCAACTCAGTAATTGAAAACCCCAGTGAGCAAGCATAAATAtcagtaaataattattatagaaattcTAGATCAACATGTTAATTAGTTATCTAATAATCCTGTTCATTGTGTTTAAAAGTAGTTGTATTCTTTTTCAGTGAAAAAGCAACAAACCTGTTAAAACCACAGGAGCAGCAATAATAGCGGGTGCTGCCAGAGCTGCCGCGCCAATACCAAGTGCTCCAATCCCTAAGATAGCGCTTGCGACATCGAGGCAGGATAAAATCTTAGCAGCCCCTGGAGATGGACCAATTTCAACCCAAACATAAGTCATATCAGCTGTATTATTTACATGTGGATTAGCCTGGTAGTATCCACCCATTGGAAGTACCATCATGCACTTAGGAAGCGTATTGTTGGTCACATAATCTGTCCAGTTTTGATAAATCCGCCCCTCTGAGTCAATGTAATTAACACAGTAAGGGTATAGAGCTGTTCCTCCGATTGTATTGTTTGAAATTGGAGCGTGTGGCCCAGTTTTCAGGCTCTCCTTTCGTTCCATACATCTCTTTACCTTAAATACTGGCACTGGAGCCACATACttatcttctttttccttaaGATTGCACAAGACGTTGAATATTATGCCAACGTGAAGAGAGTTCCTGCATCTACTCACTTCGAGTATCCGACTATATATCATATCGATTAACTTCGCTTGCTCAGGCAACAGTTCAGTTGGAACTGGATCTCCTGTATAAACATCTATATTCGTTGAAAGGGCATCAGTCTCCGATGCTCCGAAAAGCGAATAacgtatattttctttcaaatattcatGCTGATCGCTCTCATAGTATAACCAATCGCTTGATAGCTCAtataaattttgttggaatGCAATCGCTTCGTTTAAGGACTGTTGAACTTTGTCTGGGTAGACCCGCAAATTGAGTTGACTATCAGAGTCCTGTAAAATGAGCTTCAGTTGAAAAACATATAGAGAACCAATTAGGGAAATAATATGCCAAATATATCGTAGGCGAACACCGATTAATAGGATACAGTCAAAGTATCGCTGATGCTGCGAATATACTCAGAAttagtgtaataaaaatactttACCATGATGGCCGATGGTTGAAGGCAGTAATGTAGTAAGAGATGGAGAAATTGATCTTCGAGAATGCCTTGACGCACAAATTGACAGCTATTAAAATAGTCCAGCGGCAACGTAGTCGCGCAACCATAACAATGACAGTACGCAGTTAGAATTTGCGAGGCGAACAGCTCGACTCTTCAGCAAGTGCTACGGTTAAGACTCTTCCGACACACATGAAAGTTGAGAGAAAACCTAGAAAGTTTGAAGCATGGGGATTCCCAACAAGATTTCCTTAGTTATCTGTCTGGTATCGTTAGACCGTGAATCCGATGGATCCACAGTCCCTGTCGCGCATCCCACAAATTCGATCATTTCCAACATGAGCTATGCAAAAGCATGAGAAAAGCGACGGGAAGTCAATGACGCGAAAAAAGTTGTCCAGCTTCACAAGATTCACCAAACAGAGAGAAACCTCTTTACCAACATTGACGGCGTAAGAAACTAAAGTTTGTAACCATGTTTTCAAACAGGTTACACAACTTGACGTGACAAAACTGTGCTGTTGAGTGGCTGTCATCGCTGCTTCTCCGTGACAGATGTTTGATGTGATTAATTTCCTTTGTTAATTGGCGCGGAAATAACGTCTGTGCTTGGCGAATACATAGGTCATTATCTGTTGCTGTGACTGATAGCTGGGTACGGGAATCCGGGTGATTATACCCTCAATAAATGCGTGGCATCTACGGCGGGTAGATTTCCGGGAAGGACCCAAGTAGACTGTATAACCAGCTGTcttcaccaccaccaccgtcACGGCCAccgccaccaccaccaccaccaccaccacacCACCACACCACACGACGACGACCAACGACGACGACCAACGACGACGgcaacaacgacgacgaaatATCCGGACACGGCGAAGCAAATTTAGTGTAGATAGTTGGTGATTCGATAATATTGTATTTCTTAAAATGGCAAAGACCTATGACTATTTATTTAAGTTGCTACTTATCGGGGACTCGGGCGTAGGCAAAACTTGTGTATTGTTCAGATTTTCCGAGGATGCATTCAACACGACCTTCATCTCCACTATTGGTAAGTACACATACATGGTCCTACACTagttacacttttttttcgcccCGAAATTTGTCTTATCTCACGTATCTGCCGACGGATATTATACTTGACAATCTAGTCTGTATTATTTATCACTCATCAAGGGTGTGGTGTCTCAGACTCTGCCCTTCTTAGCCTTGGTATGCATAGATGTTTTTTACTCCAAACAAAGAGGTACATTGTGCCGCTAATTATCTTACCACTAATTATCCAGATATCAATGGACATAACCGCCACTGTCACCTCTTATCCCATGTATTCACTATTCCAGGAATCGACTTTAAGATTCGAACCATCGACTTGGACAACAAGAAGGTCAAGTTACAAATATGGTAGGTTCCTTTAATActatatgtttatttttttccgtcgCTGATCTATTTGACATTATATTCCATACAAGACTGTTCCTGACACTAAAGCCactagaacaaaaaaaattttgttccacAACTATTTTGACTTTTCTTAAAATCCACACGCATTATACTTACAGGGACACAGCAGGACAGGAGAGGTTCAGAACAATAACGACAGCATATTATCGTGGTGCGATGGGTATAATGCTTGTATACGATGTGAACAACGAAAGGAGTtttgagaatataaaaaactGGATTCGCAACATCGAAGAAAATGCATCAGCAGATGTTGAAAAGATGCTGTTGGGTAACAAATGTGATCTCGCAGATAGGAGGCAAGTTTCAAAGCAGAGAGGAGAGCAATTGGCAGTCGAGTACGGTATAAAATTCATGGAAACTTCCGCCAAGGCCAGTATTAATGTCGAAGAAGCTTTTTACACCCTAGCCCGTGATATTAAGGCCAAAACGGAAAAGAAATTGGTAAGTCACagaaaagtaataatttttctacattcGTTTTAAATGGTAATTAAACACTGATCAGTTGTCACTGAGTCGTTGCTTTTACACAGCCTTATTTGTTTATCTGTACTGTTAATAATTGTCATTTCTCTGTTTCCCatgtctctttctctctgtacGATGCGGGTGTATATTGGCAGAAGGTAACTTTAGCACTATTTTCTCTCAAACTTATTAATCACTAACAATTTCCTATACATATACTCAATGCTTCAAATCAGCCTCATAATATTCAGCCACTTACTGTATAaacatatgtgtgtgtatttacATGTAATATCAACTATATTCTAGATTTTCTTGATTAGCAAATTGACTACACAGTAAATTAACACAATAACATGTGTACCGATGCTTGGCTTGGGATATTCGAATATGAAAATACGATAATCATaacattgtataaatattttgttatacAGGAAGCATCAAATCCAACGAAGTCTGGTGGTCACGCGTTAAGAGCTCCGGAGATATCGAGAAAGCCACCAGTATGGCTAGCCCGTTGTTCCATACTCTGACCCGCCAAGCCAGATGCACACTTTATCGAGGCTCATTCATGTACTTCTATTATAAATTTGCGTTCTTTTTGTCGAACAAAATTAACGTTTAACAAGGCTACACGCTTGCTCGATATCGTACTCcaacattttattctttgacagcaaatttgtttcatcatctggtggtgttttttttttttttttttataaattattcattataaatCCTATCCACTGATCGAAGGATTAGGAGAAAAAATGACCAAGATAGGTTTCTGTTGCTTTTCCCGACACATTCGAAATAATACATTCAAAAGTATGAGATGTGTCATTAGTCTTATGTTTGGGCCCGGGCTGTGATTGCTGCTTAAAAGTGTCATTAGTTTTGTTTCCATGTTTTTAAACTTGTTTAGCATTTGTTGAGAGTTCATTATGCCATGATTAACTTTTTATTGGACACTGAAGCTACTCTCATTAATCGTCCTCGATTTCCTTCGATTGGTGTACAGTGGCGATGCATCAACATTAAACCACACAACACTATGGAACTTCGAAAAACCATGTACGAAACACAAATACAGGCTGTTTCATTTGTAACTAAATAGGAACTTGCATATCATGGCGATGTAACGCGCTATTTCACGTTCAAACTGAAACAGTGTGTCTCCGCAATATATTAACGTAAAACACAAACGACTTAATTATTGATAGAAGAAAGCACTTCAATAATTACCTGTGTCCGTGCGATGCAAACAGAGATCGTGATCGTTATAAACGAAATAGCTTTTACACcgaattaataataacaaattcaCATAACATGATACTACCACGTAGCCGCATTAATTATTAGTTCAATAACTATACTCGtaagaaatatataaataaatttaaaaaaaaaaagaaacaatgaAATGCAATTATCGCATCATGCGATATTGtggattttaaaaaacaattactcaatctaaaatttatagtaataGATTTTGAAGGTGATGTATTGGTATGTGTAATCCGTAAGAGTTTTCACCTATATATTGGAAAATGACGAGATATGTGGAAATTTTTCTGCTGTATACGTGCAGGTGGGGATTTATGTACAGAG is a window encoding:
- the LOC124298001 gene encoding nudC domain-containing protein 3 isoform X2; the protein is MESKHDELLLQILKDELNITNFLNTFFGFMYRCTDFYVESTQDQKLGFPAGVAEDLVLKIYRKWKSRFEADNLSRSEAQAQTSELLEPTEVVEVEVETSSNQIDDEPIKTYKTPVQPSDSYNGAVRENYTWSQTISDVDALVNIPSNIESAKDLRVDITAQKIRIAVKTERLRENNSLDKYSDDATDSEWIVTFDEELSFKTQREESMWCIIPGYYVHVHLEKATERWWEALTKGEPHIDLTKIDCSRPIEDLGANEQMKVQELMWNHQQKLLGKPTSEQCNLERVLKKAWNAEGSPFKGTEYDPSVLQYN
- the LOC124298001 gene encoding nudC domain-containing protein 3 isoform X1, which encodes MESKHDELLLQILKDELNITNFLNTFFGFMYRCFILFSTDFYVESTQDQKLGFPAGVAEDLVLKIYRKWKSRFEADNLSRSEAQAQTSELLEPTEVVEVEVETSSNQIDDEPIKTYKTPVQPSDSYNGAVRENYTWSQTISDVDALVNIPSNIESAKDLRVDITAQKIRIAVKTERLRENNSLDKYSDDATDSEWIVTFDEELSFKTQREESMWCIIPGYYVHVHLEKATERWWEALTKGEPHIDLTKIDCSRPIEDLGANEQMKVQELMWNHQQKLLGKPTSEQCNLERVLKKAWNAEGSPFKGTEYDPSVLQYN
- the LOC124297999 gene encoding protein CLP1 homolog, which produces MTEEKGLTQEYKLEPDCELRFELEQKNEKVTLELKSGLAEVFGTELVKGKKYEFSAGAKLAVFTWQGCVLELVGKTDVIYVAKETPMGVYLNCHAAMERMRETAEKEDTVGPITMVVGPGDVGKSTFCRLLLNYAVRMGRRPVFVDLDVGQGDIAIPGTVGALLVERPANIVEGFSQQAPLVFHFGHSSPSANTALYNLLVSRLAEVCSDRLQANKKAKASGIVINTCGWIKGAGYKLLTHAAQAFEVDAILVLDQERLYNELVRDMPDFVKVVFLPKSGGVVERSKSLRTESRDKRVREYFYGFRTPLYPHSFEVKWSEARLYKVGAPMLPASCMPLGMKAEDNLTKLVAVSPGPSLLHHLLSVSFADSPEDDVVQTNVAGFVCVTNVDVERQTFMVLSPQPRPLPNTVLLLSDIQFMDSH
- the LOC124297998 gene encoding uncharacterized protein LOC124297998, encoding MDSDSQLNLRVYPDKVQQSLNEAIAFQQNLYELSSDWLYYESDQHEYLKENIRYSLFGASETDALSTNIDVYTGDPVPTELLPEQAKLIDMIYSRILEVSRCRNSLHVGIIFNVLCNLKEKEDKYVAPVPVFKVKRCMERKESLKTGPHAPISNNTIGGTALYPYCVNYIDSEGRIYQNWTDYVTNNTLPKCMMVLPMGGYYQANPHVNNTADMTYVWVEIGPSPGAAKILSCLDVASAILGIGALGIGAAALAAPAIIAAPVVLTGSVCGAVSGVCTMVRSGQQLADRHQHQQSISVMDGTARSAWFGVVGGVAGGLASGSTMILNKAVRAGLTIGTAGRTTFNVITIGNIVINGMGIGNGIYNIYINYHNKKEISVLDVTQVIAHVLFFGNAVINFHTAKTIINNTQQQVLQDYEQSLRSNRHKKAFRQIRRNTQACSGDQITGDSEIIRGIRSIQNKDDFFAGVVRNNKVFRSSNAEVTFKDGHAMINHNVKFDPIDLSQQTQQVRVNTVRAVDPFHVSRSTIPSPNRMPVANYVRQLGLIRESFKPFTYYASFPISFESMNYIGKLVIDMQNFSDIGCTNLITNLANIAQHILRKSKEFAKESMDKLMYDIWIGYVRPKVENLFADLGIDASHMDRCDNLAEFFFDTAREIIEDIYNEIDNFLEEIKVSFLRSSQLQSEAAVCRICSGHLLSD
- the LOC124298005 gene encoding ras-related protein Rab-8A isoform X3 — its product is MAKTYDYLFKLLLIGDSGVGKTCVLFRFSEDAFNTTFISTIGIDFKIRTIDLDNKKVKLQIWDTAGQERFRTITTAYYRGAMGIMLVYDVNNERSFENIKNWIRNIEENASADVEKMLLGNKCDLADRRQVSKQRGEQLAVEYGIKFMETSAKASINVEEAFYTLARDIKAKTEKKLFFLLPIA
- the LOC124298005 gene encoding ras-related protein Rab-8A isoform X1, which gives rise to MAKTYDYLFKLLLIGDSGVGKTCVLFRFSEDAFNTTFISTIGIDFKIRTIDLDNKKVKLQIWDTAGQERFRTITTAYYRGAMGIMLVYDVNNERSFENIKNWIRNIEENASADVEKMLLGNKCDLADRRQVSKQRGEQLAVEYGIKFMETSAKASINVEEAFYTLARDIKAKTEKKLKEASNPTKSGGHALRAPEISRKPPVWLARCSIL
- the LOC124298005 gene encoding ras-related protein Rab-8A isoform X2; this encodes MAKTYDYLFKLLLIGDSGVGKTCVLFRFSEDAFNTTFISTIGIDFKIRTIDLDNKKVKLQIWDTAGQERFRTITTAYYRGAMGIMLVYDVNNERSFENIKNWIRNIEENASADVEKMLLGNKCDLADRRQVSKQRGEQLAVEYGIKFMETSAKASINVEEAFYTLARDIKAKTEKKLEASNPTKSGGHALRAPEISRKPPVWLARCSIL